TCCTCTACCTAAGAAGGATCTTTTATCAGCGATGATCAGTAAGAATCCTGTATTGAAGCAATCTCAGAGCAGAATCCAACAAGCAAAGGAAGAAGTCGAACTTGCACGATTAGATAAATATTCGGATATAAAATTGCAAGGTTCGGTTGGAGAAGATAAGTCAGGAGTTGCCAATAGATTCTTTGACTTAGGTGTCTCGTTTGCTATACCAACTTTGGACACTAACGAAGATGTTGTGAAGAGTATGCAATCTAGAACCTTATCTGAAACTTATCTTCTCAATCATCAGATAAGAATCTTAACTACCCGACTAAACTCTAGTTTAATAGAATACGATTCAATCAATAGATCTTTAGATAAATTTTCCATTTCGCTAGTTTCGTCTATAGAGCAAAAGTTAAGTTATGCAGATAGCGAGTTTATCAAAGGCCGTATCAGCCTAATTAATTATTTGGAACTTGAAACACAACTCCATGAAACTCATGAAGCCATATACGACTATCAAATGCAGTTTGTGGATAACATTACCGAGATTTTGTTTCTAACTAATAATCCTGATTTTGAAGGAGCCATCAATGTTAAGTAAAATATTAGAGTATTCGCTCAAGAATAGAAGTTTTGTAGTCATTTTTTCGTGCCTTTTGATTTCTCTCGGATTGTATTCTTTGTCGAGGGTTTCACTTGATGCATTGCCAGATATTTCCAATGTAATCGTTGAAGTGAATACGAAATCAGGTTCCTTAGACCCAGAACTGGTTGAAAAGACAATAACTTTCTTTATCGAAACGGAGTTATCGGGAATTCCTGGTGTGGTAGATATAAGATCTTTGTCCAAGTTCGGATTATCTAATGTGGTTTTAACTTTTGAAGATGGGACTGACGTTTATCGTGCGAGACAAATCGTAATGGAACGACTTCAAAATGTAAAAGATAGGATACCTCCTTGGGCTATGCCTGAATTAACTCCTATTACTACGGGGCTTGGTGAGATACTGATGTATTCTGTTACCGCAAAATCTGGCTCTAAGCTAGATATGTTGGATGAATCAGAAAAGCTGACATATCTAAGAACCATACAGGACTTAAGTATAAGAAATCAAATCCGATCTAATGTGAAGAATATTGCTGAAGTGGATACAATCGGAGGATATGCACAAGAAATACATATTGATTTAATTCCAAATAAGTTAAAAGCACAAAGCATCAGCATTAATGAGATAGTTAATGCTCTTGATTCAGTAGGAGATAACTTTGGAGGAGGATACATAGAAAAGAACAATGAAATGATCATCACGAGATCATTCGGAAGCGGATTGAAATTGGAGGAATTAAAAAAAATTCCGATCCGTCAAAATGGCTTAGGTAATTTGGTTCGAGTAGGTGATGTAGCTGTTGTAAGAGTTCATGGAATGCAGAGGCTAGGATCAGCAACACATAACGGAAAAGAAATAGTTCTTGGAACAGTGATGATGTTGATGGGATCGAATAGTAGGGAAACTGTAAGTGACCTGAAAGACTTCTTAAAGAAGATTCAACTGCCCGAAGATGTAGAGATCAACATATTAAGCGAAAGAAGCTTTCTTGTTAATGCGACAATCGCAACAATATTTAAAAACTTAACAGAAGGTGCACTACTTGTTGTATTGATTCTATTTCTTGCTTTGGGAAATTTTAGAGCATCCATTTTTGTCGCCATCATTATTCCTCTTTCTATGTTGTTCACTGCAATAGGGATGTATTATTTTAATATATCTGCAAATTTAATGAGCCTCGGTGCAATTGATTTCGGGTTACTCGTTGATGCTGCCATTGTTATGGTCGAGAATGTGCTTGCGAAGAGGGAAGAATTAGGTGACAGTCCTGTTTCTGATCCAATATCATTTGTGCTGGATGCTTCTAGGGAAATATTGGCACCTGTCACATCTGGCATTATCATAGTAGCAACTGTATATGTTCCTATCTTAACTTTAGATGGAGTAGAAGGAAAGATGTTCCGTCCTATGGCGGAGGCAGTATTATTAGCACTTGGAGGGAGTTACTTAATTACCTTACTAATCATTCCAACGCTATGTCTGTTCATTGTAAAAGGATACATTAAAAAATCAAAAAAGAACGGCAGATTCGATAAACTTAAGAATCTATATATACCTATTCTTCTTTTCGGATTTAAACAGAGACGATTCGCTCTGTTAATTGCTGTTTCTTTATTTTGTGTCTCTTGCCTAATTTTCTTTAGGTTGGGAGGTGATTTTATTCCTCAGCTGAAAGAGGGAGACCTTATGATTACTGTGGTTCGAGATAGTAATGTCAGTTTATCTAAATCCACCGAATCACAGAAAAAGATTGAGACTTTTTTGCGTGAATTCAAAGAAGTTGAATTTGTGTTTTCAAGAACTGGGACTACAGAAGTTGCGAATGATCCGATGGGCACTTATATGTCTGATACTTTTGTAATCCTGAAAAAGGACTCTATCGATTCCCTGATTCAGGAAAAGAACTGGAATGAATTTATCGAGAAGTTAAGAATTCGATTGAATAATGAATTTCCTGAAGATGAGATATCTATTGGCCAACCTGTCGAAGCAAGATTCAACGAATTGTTGGAAGGAAGTCGTGCTGATATTACCTTTCGTATTTTAGGAAACGATTTAGAGACCTTAATTTCACTTCAAAACGCAGCTGAAGAAAATCTGAAATCCATCGATGGCGTGGGTGATGTTGAACTTGATCCTATTTTAGCACTTAGACACGGAAAAGTTTTAGATTTTAAGCCAGATTACGATCGTATCCTTAGATATGGTATCACCATTCAAGATTTCAATAGCACATATAATGCATATTTGAGTGGTCGAAGCGTTGGTAACTACTATGAAAACGATAAAAAATTTCCGATTGTTGTGAAGCTTGCAGAAGAATATCGTGATTCACTTTCTGATTTAAAACAAATGCCGATAGGAACGCTGGATCTGGGTGCAGTTTCTATGAGTGAGGTTTCTAATTATACTTTGGAAAAAAAAGTAATTACTATTTCCAGAAGTAATGGTCGTCGTTATGCTGCGATTTCTATTAATTTAGAAAATCGTGATATGGAAAGTTTTGTTAAAGAAGCAAAGGAAAAAATTGAAGCTAACCTTCGCATACCTGATAATTATCAGGTATTTTGGGGAGGACAATTTAAAAATTTGGAGAAGGCGAAGTCAAAACTTGCAATTGTCGTTCCTGTAACTTTGTTCTCTGTATTTTTTCTTTTACTCAAGAGTTTAAATAGTTATAAACAAGCAATTTTAGTTTATTTGAGTATTCCTTTTGCGACGACAGGAGGCATCTTTGCTCT
This sequence is a window from Leptospira ellinghausenii. Protein-coding genes within it:
- a CDS encoding efflux RND transporter permease subunit, translated to MLSKILEYSLKNRSFVVIFSCLLISLGLYSLSRVSLDALPDISNVIVEVNTKSGSLDPELVEKTITFFIETELSGIPGVVDIRSLSKFGLSNVVLTFEDGTDVYRARQIVMERLQNVKDRIPPWAMPELTPITTGLGEILMYSVTAKSGSKLDMLDESEKLTYLRTIQDLSIRNQIRSNVKNIAEVDTIGGYAQEIHIDLIPNKLKAQSISINEIVNALDSVGDNFGGGYIEKNNEMIITRSFGSGLKLEELKKIPIRQNGLGNLVRVGDVAVVRVHGMQRLGSATHNGKEIVLGTVMMLMGSNSRETVSDLKDFLKKIQLPEDVEINILSERSFLVNATIATIFKNLTEGALLVVLILFLALGNFRASIFVAIIIPLSMLFTAIGMYYFNISANLMSLGAIDFGLLVDAAIVMVENVLAKREELGDSPVSDPISFVLDASREILAPVTSGIIIVATVYVPILTLDGVEGKMFRPMAEAVLLALGGSYLITLLIIPTLCLFIVKGYIKKSKKNGRFDKLKNLYIPILLFGFKQRRFALLIAVSLFCVSCLIFFRLGGDFIPQLKEGDLMITVVRDSNVSLSKSTESQKKIETFLREFKEVEFVFSRTGTTEVANDPMGTYMSDTFVILKKDSIDSLIQEKNWNEFIEKLRIRLNNEFPEDEISIGQPVEARFNELLEGSRADITFRILGNDLETLISLQNAAEENLKSIDGVGDVELDPILALRHGKVLDFKPDYDRILRYGITIQDFNSTYNAYLSGRSVGNYYENDKKFPIVVKLAEEYRDSLSDLKQMPIGTLDLGAVSMSEVSNYTLEKKVITISRSNGRRYAAISINLENRDMESFVKEAKEKIEANLRIPDNYQVFWGGQFKNLEKAKSKLAIVVPVTLFSVFFLLLKSLNSYKQAILVYLSIPFATTGGIFALYLRGMNFSISAAIGFIALSGIAILNGVVKIHNINHLRKSGMSLKEAVQEAAVSRLRPVLMTALVASLGFIPMSIGEGLGAEVQMPLATVVIGGLISSTLLTLFLLPVFYEWLEED